In Bradyrhizobium symbiodeficiens, the genomic stretch AACGCGGCTGCCACCGCTCCCCGGGTTGAATTTTTTCGAACCCGCTTTGGGGGCCGGAGACTCAAATTCAGGCCGGAATGTCCTGAATCTGTTCTTCAGACCTTCAAAACGCAAAACGACGCGCGGGGCGCTGGTGCGCGCCCGCCCGTCACAACGACCGCCTTCACGGACTGAAAAAGCCCGAAATAGCTTGCTCTCCCAACGGCTTACAGGGGTCCGGTATCCCTGCCCACCGCGCTTTCGTGCTGCCGAATCGATATGGGGCGACAATAGTGGAGATTCGAGGGGTGAACCCGCAAATCCCCACACTTTTTCGTGTTTGGCCTGCGTCGGGACGTCCCGTCGCACGCCTTTTGCATCTGGCCCACCCCTTGTTGAGGGGAAAGCTGAGATCTCGGGCCCGCTGACGCTCGCCCGAGACCTCGCCAGTAAGCGGTGCTTACTTGAGCTCGACCTTCGCGCCAGCCTTCTCGAGCTGGACCTTGAGCTTCTCGGCCTCGTCCTTGTTCACGCCTTCCTTGACAGGCTTCGGCGCGCCCTCGACGAGGTCCTTTGCTTCCTTCAGGCCCAGGCCGGTGATGGCGCGGACTTCCTTGATGACCTCGATCTTCTTGTCGCCGGCGGCGGCAAGGACGACCGTGAACTCGGTCTTCTCTTCGGCCGGAGCGGCGGCAGCGCCACCACCAGCCGGGCCGGCCACGGCGACAGCCGCGGCAGCCGAAACGCCCCACTTTTCTTCGAGGAGCTTCGCCAGTTCGGCAGCTTCGAGCACGGTGAGGCTCGAGAGGTCGTCAACGATCTTCTGCAAGTCAGCCATTGTTCAGTTTCCTTAGATGTAAGTCTGGTTCGGGTTTGAGTTTTGCGAAGGGCGTCAGGCCGCTTCGCCCTTTGAGGCATGAGCCTGGATGACGCGCGCGAGCTTGCCCGCGGGCGCATTGGCGAGCTGAGCGATCTTGGTCGCCGGAGCCACAAGAAGGCCGACGAGCTTGGCGCGCAGTTCATCAAGCGACGGCAGCGAGGCAAGAGCCTTCACGCCGTCGACATTCAGGACGGTCGTTCCCATCGAACCACCAATGATGACGAACTTTTCGTTCGCCTTGGCGAATTCGACGGCGACCTTCGGCGCCGCTACCGGATCGTTCGAGGTGGCGATCACGGTCGGCCCCTTCAGCATGGGACCGATGGCAACGACGTCAGTGCCTTCAAGAGCAATTTTGGCGAGACGGTTCTTCGAGACCTTCACCGAGGCGCCAGCCTGCTTCATCTGCGTCCGCAGCTTCTGCATCTGGGCAACGGTCAGGCCGGAATATTGGGCAACGACCGCAACGCTCGTGGTCTTGAAGACCCCATTGAGCTGTTCGACCGCTTCCTTTTTTGCCGCTCGTTCCACAGCAAGCTCTTTCCGGTTGGCGGCCATCGCGAGAAGCGGGACCGCCGGGTTGCACCCATCGCCCCACCCAAAACCTGAACCTCCGGGTCAAAACCCATCGGACACGCGCCGGGCGAGACGACAATTCAAAGCCTGCCCTCCGGGAGCTCGTGAGAGCCCACGGCGTGTCGAGGTCCGAACCAAACCCATTCCGCGACCACCTTAAGGCGGAACGCGAAGTGAAATCCGGTCTTCACCCGTCTATGCAGGCCATGCGATTAAGCCGTTGAGAAATCGAAATCTCCCGCAGGCGCCTGCAGTCTTGGACAGGACAAGGTCAGCCGGCGAACCGCCCGACCCCTGCCCGCACTCCACCAACCGACGGGTTTTCCTTCCTCTTCGGGCAAATCCTCACGGACGTCCTGAAAAGGAATGATCTCCTGTCTTGTCGGGTTTTCGGAATGCGTGCACGAACGCGCCAGCCGAGGCCGGTACGTCCGGAAGCGGTTCTTTAACCGCTCGCAGCCTGCTTGCCAAGAGCAAAATTCACACCAGTTCCAATCCGTTGCCCTGGGTGCTTGATCCGGGCCGATAAGGACCGATTCAGGCCGATTTGACCCCATAAGGCAGCGGCTTGTCCTCGAAGAACGCGGTCAGGTTGGCCAGGACGCAGTTCTGCATGGCGACGTGCGATTCGAGGGTGTGGCCGCCGATATGGGGGGCGAACACAACGTTGGGGAGCGCCGTCAGGGCGTCGGGGGCGTGCGGTTCCTTCTCGAAGACGTCGAGGCCGGCCCCCGCAATGGTCTTGTCGGTCAGCGCCTTGACCAGCGCCTGCTCGTCGATCACCGATCCGCGGGAGATGTTGACGACATAGCCGTCCACCCCGAGTCGCCTCAGGATGTCGGCATTGACGACGTGCTGGGTGTCGGTTCCTGCCCGGACCGCGATCATCAGCACGCTGCACCAATCGGCCAGCGCCTCCAGCGTCGGGAAATATTGATAGGGCAGATCGTACTCAGTCCGGCTGAAATAGCCGATTTCGCTCTCGAAGGCGGCGCAGCGCGCGGCGATCTTGCGGCCGATCTCGCCCATGCCGTAGATGCCGATGCGGCGGCCGGGCATGCCCGCCTGCGGGCGCATCATCGGCGATTGCTTCGACCCCGCCCAGTCGCCGCTGCGGACATATTGGTCGGCGACCAGGATCCGCCGCGTCGTTGCCAGCATCAGGGTCATCGCGATGTCGGCGACCGAGGCGGCATTGGCGCCCGGGCTGTGGCCGACAGCGATGTTGCGGGCGGCTGCGGCCGTCAGGTCGACACCGTCATAGCCGGTGCCGTAGCAAACGATGGCGCCGAGTTTTGGAAACAGGTCCATCGCTTCCGCGCCGAGCGGGGAGCCGCCTGCCGTCAGCATCGCGCGGATGCCACTGAGTTCCTCCGCAGAAAACACCTCGCCTGCGGGCTTGCCGCCGGTGTCGAGCAGTTCGAACCGCTCGGCGAAACGCGCCATCATCGTCTTGGGAAAGCGCGAATAGATCAGGACCTTGTCAGCCATTGTTCTTGTTTCCGTTGAGCCCTGCCACAAACGACGAGGGGCGGAATCGGTTGCCCAATTCCGCCCCTCGCCTCATGCAATTTCCGAACCTCTAGCCGAGGCCGACCTTAGCCGAGAATCGTGTTCGGCTCGACCTTCACGCCGGGTCCCATGGTCGAGGACACCGCAACGCGCTGGATGTAGGTGCCCTTGGAACCGGCCGGCTTCGCCTTCGAGACAGCATCGGCGAGAGCCTTGATGTTCTCGACCAGCTTCTCCTCGGAGAACGAGGCCTTGCCGACGCCGGCCTGCAGAATGCCGGCCTTCTCGACGCGGAACTCGACCGAGCCGCCCTTGGCACCCTTCACCGCCCCGGTGACGTCCATCGTCACGGTGCCGATCTTCGGGTTCGGCATCAGGCCGCGCGGGCCGAGCACCTTACCCAACCGGCCGACCAGCGGCATCATGTCGGGGGTGGCGATGCAGCGGTCGAAGTCGATCGAGCCGTTCTGCACCTTCTCGACCAGGTCTTCGGCGCCGACGACGTCGGCACCCGCAGCCTTGGCTTCGTCAGCCTTGGCGCCACGGGCGAACACGCCGACGCGGAGCGTACGGCCGGTGCCGTTCGGCAGGGTCACAACGCCACGGACCATCTGGTCGGCGTGACGCGGATCGACGCCGAGATTGATCGCGACCTCGATGGTCTCGTCGAACTTCGCTTTCGCGCGTTCTTTGACCATCTTGATGGCGTCCGCGAGCGGGTAAAGCTTTTCGCGATCAACACCTTCGCGGGCTTTGTTCAAACGCTTTCCGATTGCCATAGCCGCTTACCCCGCCACTTCCAGACCCATCGAACGGGCAGAGCCCTCGACCATCTTCATGGCCGACTCGATCGAGTCGCAATTCAGGTCCTTCATCTTCTTCTCGGCGATCTCGCGCACCTGCGCCTTGGTCACCGCGCCGGCCTTGTCACGGCCCGGCGCCTTCGAGCCGGACTGGATCTTGGCGGCCTGCTTGAGGAAGAACGACATCGGGGGCGTCTTCATCTCGAACGTGAACGAACGATCGGCGTAGATCGTGATCACGACGGGAATCGGGGTGTTCTTCTCTTCCTTCTGGGTCTGCGCGTTGAACGCCTTGCAGAACTCCATGATGTTGAGACCGCGCTGACCAAGCGCGGGACCGATCGGGGGCGAGGGATTCGCCGCACCGGCCGGGACCTGAAGCTTCAGGTATCCGGTCACTTTCTTTGCCATCTATCACTCCTGTTGTGCCGGCCATCGCCGGCGGTTCAGGTTCGTGGTCTGGGTCGGATGCGGCTGGCAACCGCCCTCTCCCTCCCACGGCCTCTCTTTGCGCGAAGCTTTTCGGCTTCACGCGCTACCCGGTCAGACCTTCTCGACCTGCCCGAATTCCAGCTCGACCGGCGTGGCGCGGCCGAAGATCGACACCGCAACCTTCACGCGCGAGCGCGCCTCGTCGATTTCCTCGACCACACCCGAGAACGAGGCGAACGGGCCATCGGCCACGCGCACGTTCTCGCCGATCTCGAACGACACCGACGCCTTCGGCCGTTCCACGCCCTCCTGCACCTGGTGCAGGATGCGCATCGCTTCCGATTCAGAAATCGGCATCGGCTTGTTTTCCGCGCCGAGGAAGCCCGTGACCTTCGGCGTGTTCTTGATCAGGTGAAACGCTTCGTCGGTCAGCTTCATCTTCACCAGCACGTAGCCTGGGAAGAACTTGCGCTCGGCGTCGATCTTGCGGCCGCGGCGCACTTCCGTGACCTTCTCGGTCGGGACCAGTATCTGCTCGAAGAGATCCTCAAGCCCACGCTGCTTGGCCTGTTCGCGGATCGATTCCTGAACCTTCTTCTCGAAGTTCGAATAGGCGTGGACGATATACCAGCGCTTGTCGGACGATTGGGTTGCAGCGGCTGTAGCCATCAGTGAATGCCCAAAAGGAAGGTGATGAGGACGCGGATGATCTGGTCGGCGGCGAAGAAGAAGATCGAGGCCACCGCGACCATGACGAACACCATGATGGTGGTGATCGTGGTCTCACGACGGGTCGGCCAGGTGACCTTGGCGGTCTCCGAGCGCACTTCCTGCAAGAACTTGAAGGGGCTGACTGCCATCGTTTGATGTCCAACGTCTGTCGACAGACGCGAATGAATTTCAGGGATCCGAACAGCCGCCGTTGGCCCAGCCCTCTGTCTCGAAGGATGAGCCGGAAATCGGGCTCGATTGTTCGGGGATTTCAAAGCCGCGCCGGATATCCGCATCTCAGCGGGCCGGCAGCGAGTGCGGGGTATCTACTGCGGATGGGGCCAAACGTCAAGGTCACGCCGCGCCCGCCGAGCCACCCCTGATGCCTGGACGCCCCCAACAGAGCCGATCCGAATCAACGGGTTACCCGGCCACGCCGCGCGCCCCTCTGCCGTTCGGGCCGTCCCAACCGCCCTCCTCGCTGGCGGCAGCCGCGGAACACCATCAGTCGGCCCGGTCGACCATGGAAATGCCCGGCAGCGGCACCACGAACTTTCCGCCCTCGGCGAAATAGCGGGCGTGCTTGGCCCGGATCGGGTCGACGTAGCGCCAGGCGAACACGACGACGAACGCCGGCTTGCGCTCGTAGAGGGCGGCCGGCGGCAGGATCGGGATGTCATAACCCGGGCCGGCCATCACATTGCCCTTCTTGGGGTCGTCGTCCACCAGGAAGTCGATCTTGTTCTCCAGGCCGAACTGCGGCAGCAGCGTCGTGGTGCCGACCGAGACGCCGTAGCCGGCAACGAGCTGCCCGCGCGCATGGGCGGCATCGGCCATCGCAACCAGCTCGTCGCGGATCGCAGCGATCCGCTTCACATAGGGCCCATAATAGGCCGGCTGATCGACGCCGAGCCGCTCTTCCTCTGCGACGAACCGCGCGACCTCGGCCGACGGTTTCTTGGCGCCACCGGCACGCTGCACGGTGACGCGGATCGAGCCACCCTTGGTCCAGATGTGCTGGACGTCGATCAGCTCCATGCCGAGCCGGGCAAAGAACCGGATCAGCGGCTTAATGTTAAAATACGACAGATGCTCGTGATAGACCGTGTCGAGCAGGTTCTTCTCGGTGACGTCGACGCCGTATTGCGTTTCGAAGACGAACAACCCGTCCGGCGCAAGCACGTCGCGAACCCCGATCACCAGCGGATCGAGATTGTCGACATTGGCGATCATGTTGTTGGCGATCACGACGCTCGCCGCGCCGTGGCTCTGCAGGATGCGGTGACCAATGGCATCGGTGAAGAAATCACCGATGGTCTCGATCCCCGCCTCGGTCGCGCGCTTGGCGATGTCGACGGCGGGATCGACACCCAGCACCCGCATGCCGCGCTCTTTGAAGTAGCCGAGCAGCGATCCGTCGTTGCTGCCGAGCTCGACGACCAGGGAGCCCGGCGCGATGCCGAAGCGGCTGACGACGTCGTTGGCATAGCCGGCGAAGTGCTCGCGCAGCCCGAGCGAGAGCGAGGTTGTGTAGACGTAGTTGCGGTACTGGATCTCGGGATTGCCGACGTGGAGAATCTGCAGATGGCCGCAATCCCTGCACAGATGCAGCGCCATCGGCACCGCGGCCCGGAACACCGGATCGTCGACGCTGGCATCGGGGACCTGGAAGTTCGGCGTGCCGATCGGCATCCCTGCCATCGGGACGACCAGCTCCTGCTTGTCCGAATGACAGAGGCGGCAGGTGTGGCGGACGTAGAACAGATTTTTCATCGTGGAACCGAAAAATGAGATACGCGATCGGGTGAGGCAATCCCACCCCGTGAAGACCAGACCGCCAGCAACGGGCTCAAGCGGGTCATGGGTGGCTCGAGACTTCCTTGCCCAGCCCGTCGTAGCCGGGAGCTTCCTTCGCCGCCTTGGCGGCCTTGTCTGCTGAATACGATCCGCGCTCCGGACTTGCCAGCCAGATCGCGCCGCCGACGAGCCCGATGATCACGCTGATGGCACCCAGCAGCAGCGAAACCGACAGGGCCTCCTCGGAGGGGACCCCCGCCAGACCGAGGCAGGCGACCATCGCCCCCTCGCGAACACCCCAGCCGCTGATCGAGATCGGGACCGCCGTCAACAGCACCACGGGCGGAATCAGGATGCCGGCGTCCACCACCGAGAGCTGTGCTCCGACACCGCGCGCCAAGGCGAAGCAGGCCGCCGCGGTCACGACATGGATGAGCAGCGCCGACCCGAACAGCAAAGCGCGGCGCTCCGACTGCAGGAGAAGAAACCTGACCAGCGCTCCGAACCGGACGAAGCTTGCGATCGCCCGATGGGCGATCAGGCGCTTGGGCAGCCGGTCGAGCGTCAACAGAATCACGGTGCCGGCGACGCCGGCCAGCGTCAGCCCGCCGATGGCCAGAATCGCGGCATGATCGGACACGCGAGACAACAGGAACGGCAATCCGGCCACCATCAGCGCGATCAGCCCGATCAACGCGGTGAAACGGTCGGCCGCAACGCCCTTGACCGCCTCCGGCCACTGCACGCCGCGCTGGCGCAGCAGCCACATCCGCACCGCATCACCGCCGACCGAGGACGGCAACACCTGATTGAACCAGAGGCTGATCATCAGGATCCGCCAGCCCGCCAGCCAGTCCAGCGACACGCCGAGCGCGCGCATGATCAGCTCCCACCGGCCGTTGAGCACGAAGGTCTGGAAGAAAATCAACGACAGCGCCAGGACGAACAGCAAAGGATCGACCGAGACGAGATGGTTGCGCAACCGCTGCAGATCGAGGCCGCGCGCGATGTAGACCAGCACCGCGATCGACAGCAGCAGCTTTATCGAAAACAGGGCCGCCTGTTTGAACCGCGACTGCATCGGATGCCCGCCTCAGGATGCCGGATATTCCGCGCGACCGATCACGAGGTCGATCGCGGCCATCATCCAGAACTGGTGCGTGGTCTCGACAATGTTGTAGCTGCGGCTGTCGACGAAGAAGTTGACGTCGCCGAGATTGCGCAGCGGATTGTCCGCGTTCATGCCCGACAGCGTGATCACGTCGAGCTTCATCGTCCGCGCCTGCGCAACCGCGTTGAGGATGTTCTTCGAGCGCCCCGACGAGCTGATCGCGACGAGGCAGTCGCCGGCACGGGCGCTCAACCGCACCGCGTGCGCGATCCAGTCCTCGAACCCGTAGTCGTTGGCAAGGCACGACATCATGCTCGCGTCGCTGAAGCAGAGCGCAGGCACCGACGCGTTCTTCGCGAGATCGATCGCCAGGTGCGAGGCGATGCCGGCCGAGCCGCCGTTACCAATGAAGATGACGCGGCCGCCCTGCTCGCGCGCGCGCAACCAGAGGGCGCGGGTGGCGGAGATCGCGGCGAAAACGCCGTCGTCGACCGCTGTCGCGCGATGGAGGCGTCCCACGTAATCGTCGAGGAAAGCCTTGTGATCGGGATCGACGGACACGGCGGGCATGGGCTGGCGGCTCGATTGCAACATGTCCGGGTGATACCGGCTATTACCAAGGATTGCAAAGGTATAATACTTGCAAAGTCAGCGAGCGGCTGGTAGTCGGCTTTCGGGTTTCACTCACCATTGGCGGGCCTGTTTCGCTGGGCATTCGCGTCACGGATGTTCCTCATGAAATGCATCGTTACTGGCGGCGCCGGATTCATTGGAAGTCACCTCGTCGACCGTCTCCTCGACGACGGCCACGAGGTCATCGCGCTCGACAATTTCGTCATCGGGCGTCCCGAAAATCTGGCCGCACGCGCCGGTTCGAGCCGGTTAAAGGTCGTGCGGGCCGACGTCACCGACCTCGAGCAGATCAAGCCGTATTTCCACGGTATCGACTGGGTCTTCCATCTGGCGGCGCTGGCCGACATCGTTCCATCGATCGAGTCCCCGATCCCCTATCACCGCGCCAATGTCGACGGCACGGTCAACGTTCTCGAAGCGGCGCGGCACGCCGGCGCCAAGCGCTTCGTCTACGCCGCCTCGTCGTCCTGCTACGGTATTCCCGACGTCTATCCGACGCCCGAGAGCGCCGAGATCCGGCCGATGTATCCCTACGCGCTCACCAAGAATCTCGGTGAGCAGTGCGTCATGCACTGGTGCCAAGTCTACAAGCTTCCCGCGGTGGCGCTGCGCCTGTTCAACGTGTACGGGCCGCGGCATCGCACCACGGGCACCTACGGCGCCGTGTTTGGTGTCTTCATGGCGCAGAAGCTCGCCGGCAAGCCCTTCACGGTGGTCGGCGACGGCGAGCAGACGCGCGATTTTACCTTCGTCAGCGACGTCGCGGACGCCTTCGTCACCGCCGCGCGCTCCGATATCTCGCACCAGGTATTCAACGTCGGCTCGGACAACACCTACAGCGTCAACCGGCTGGTCGAGCTTCTCGGCGGCGACAAGGTCCATATTCCCAAGCGTCCGGGCGAGCCCGATTGCACCTACGCCGACATCACTGAGATCAAGCGGGTCCTGAACTGGACGCCGAAAGTGAAATTCGAGGACGGCGTCGCGACGATGCTGAAGTCGATGGATCAATACAAGGATGCGCCCTTGTGGACGGTCGACAAGATCGCCGACGCCACCAAGGATTGGTTCAAATATCTCGGTGACGACGGCTCACCGCAAAAGGCAAGCTCTTGAACAGGCTCGCCGGATATCGTTGCTGCGAGTCGATCATTTCGGTCCGGCCATCTGAGAGCTGCCGGCGCTTTAGGTAATTCACATGGGTAATGCTGCGACAGACAAGTCGACCGGCCATCCGGCACCGCACGACAAGATCAAGACGATCGAGGAGCTGGGCGAGATTGCGCGCGCCGCGCAGGCCAAGGGCCTGACCGTCGCGCTCTGCCACGGCGTGTTCGATCTGGTGCATCTCGGCCACGTCCGGCACATCCTGGCGGCGCGCAACGAGGCCGACGTGGTCATCGTGACCATCACCGCCGACCGTTTCGTCAACAAGGGGCCGGGGCGGCCGATCTTCCCGGAGAACATGCGCGCCGAGATGCTGGCCGCGCTCGGCACGGTCGACTGGGTCGGCATCAACCGGACTTCCAGCGCCGAGCCCGTCCTCGACACCGTGCGCCCCGACACCTACGTGAAGGGCTCGGACTACGAGAACCCCGAGGACGACGTCACCGGCAAGATCGCCACCGAGCGCGAGGTCGTCGAACGTCATGGCGGGCGAATCGTCTTCACGCGCGACGTCACCTTCAGCTCGTCGTCACTGCTGAACCGCTATTTCGACATCTACGATCCCCCGCTGCGCGACTACCTCCAGAAGGTGCGCGAAGGCGGCGGCGCCGAACGCCTGCTGAAGCTGATCGACAAGATCCAGGACATGCACGTCGTGCTGGTCGGCGATACCATCATCGACGAATACCAGTACGTCACGGCGCTCGGGAAGGCTTCGAAGGAGAACATCGTCGCCACCCTGCTCAAGAACGGCGAGCAATTTGCTGGCGG encodes the following:
- the rplA gene encoding 50S ribosomal protein L1, which encodes MAIGKRLNKAREGVDREKLYPLADAIKMVKERAKAKFDETIEVAINLGVDPRHADQMVRGVVTLPNGTGRTLRVGVFARGAKADEAKAAGADVVGAEDLVEKVQNGSIDFDRCIATPDMMPLVGRLGKVLGPRGLMPNPKIGTVTMDVTGAVKGAKGGSVEFRVEKAGILQAGVGKASFSEEKLVENIKALADAVSKAKPAGSKGTYIQRVAVSSTMGPGVKVEPNTILG
- a CDS encoding 2-hydroxyacid dehydrogenase encodes the protein MADKVLIYSRFPKTMMARFAERFELLDTGGKPAGEVFSAEELSGIRAMLTAGGSPLGAEAMDLFPKLGAIVCYGTGYDGVDLTAAAARNIAVGHSPGANAASVADIAMTLMLATTRRILVADQYVRSGDWAGSKQSPMMRPQAGMPGRRIGIYGMGEIGRKIAARCAAFESEIGYFSRTEYDLPYQYFPTLEALADWCSVLMIAVRAGTDTQHVVNADILRRLGVDGYVVNISRGSVIDEQALVKALTDKTIAGAGLDVFEKEPHAPDALTALPNVVFAPHIGGHTLESHVAMQNCVLANLTAFFEDKPLPYGVKSA
- a CDS encoding SIS domain-containing protein, which encodes MPAVSVDPDHKAFLDDYVGRLHRATAVDDGVFAAISATRALWLRAREQGGRVIFIGNGGSAGIASHLAIDLAKNASVPALCFSDASMMSCLANDYGFEDWIAHAVRLSARAGDCLVAISSSGRSKNILNAVAQARTMKLDVITLSGMNADNPLRNLGDVNFFVDSRSYNIVETTHQFWMMAAIDLVIGRAEYPAS
- a CDS encoding lysylphosphatidylglycerol synthase transmembrane domain-containing protein produces the protein MQSRFKQAALFSIKLLLSIAVLVYIARGLDLQRLRNHLVSVDPLLFVLALSLIFFQTFVLNGRWELIMRALGVSLDWLAGWRILMISLWFNQVLPSSVGGDAVRMWLLRQRGVQWPEAVKGVAADRFTALIGLIALMVAGLPFLLSRVSDHAAILAIGGLTLAGVAGTVILLTLDRLPKRLIAHRAIASFVRFGALVRFLLLQSERRALLFGSALLIHVVTAAACFALARGVGAQLSVVDAGILIPPVVLLTAVPISISGWGVREGAMVACLGLAGVPSEEALSVSLLLGAISVIIGLVGGAIWLASPERGSYSADKAAKAAKEAPGYDGLGKEVSSHP
- the nusG gene encoding transcription termination/antitermination protein NusG; this encodes MATAAATQSSDKRWYIVHAYSNFEKKVQESIREQAKQRGLEDLFEQILVPTEKVTEVRRGRKIDAERKFFPGYVLVKMKLTDEAFHLIKNTPKVTGFLGAENKPMPISESEAMRILHQVQEGVERPKASVSFEIGENVRVADGPFASFSGVVEEIDEARSRVKVAVSIFGRATPVELEFGQVEKV
- the rplL gene encoding 50S ribosomal protein L7/L12; this encodes MADLQKIVDDLSSLTVLEAAELAKLLEEKWGVSAAAAVAVAGPAGGGAAAAPAEEKTEFTVVLAAAGDKKIEVIKEVRAITGLGLKEAKDLVEGAPKPVKEGVNKDEAEKLKVQLEKAGAKVELK
- the rplK gene encoding 50S ribosomal protein L11, producing the protein MAKKVTGYLKLQVPAGAANPSPPIGPALGQRGLNIMEFCKAFNAQTQKEEKNTPIPVVITIYADRSFTFEMKTPPMSFFLKQAAKIQSGSKAPGRDKAGAVTKAQVREIAEKKMKDLNCDSIESAMKMVEGSARSMGLEVAG
- the rplJ gene encoding 50S ribosomal protein L10; its protein translation is MERAAKKEAVEQLNGVFKTTSVAVVAQYSGLTVAQMQKLRTQMKQAGASVKVSKNRLAKIALEGTDVVAIGPMLKGPTVIATSNDPVAAPKVAVEFAKANEKFVIIGGSMGTTVLNVDGVKALASLPSLDELRAKLVGLLVAPATKIAQLANAPAGKLARVIQAHASKGEAA
- the secE gene encoding preprotein translocase subunit SecE, with amino-acid sequence MAVSPFKFLQEVRSETAKVTWPTRRETTITTIMVFVMVAVASIFFFAADQIIRVLITFLLGIH
- a CDS encoding SDR family oxidoreductase codes for the protein MKCIVTGGAGFIGSHLVDRLLDDGHEVIALDNFVIGRPENLAARAGSSRLKVVRADVTDLEQIKPYFHGIDWVFHLAALADIVPSIESPIPYHRANVDGTVNVLEAARHAGAKRFVYAASSSCYGIPDVYPTPESAEIRPMYPYALTKNLGEQCVMHWCQVYKLPAVALRLFNVYGPRHRTTGTYGAVFGVFMAQKLAGKPFTVVGDGEQTRDFTFVSDVADAFVTAARSDISHQVFNVGSDNTYSVNRLVELLGGDKVHIPKRPGEPDCTYADITEIKRVLNWTPKVKFEDGVATMLKSMDQYKDAPLWTVDKIADATKDWFKYLGDDGSPQKASS
- a CDS encoding class I SAM-dependent methyltransferase, yielding MKNLFYVRHTCRLCHSDKQELVVPMAGMPIGTPNFQVPDASVDDPVFRAAVPMALHLCRDCGHLQILHVGNPEIQYRNYVYTTSLSLGLREHFAGYANDVVSRFGIAPGSLVVELGSNDGSLLGYFKERGMRVLGVDPAVDIAKRATEAGIETIGDFFTDAIGHRILQSHGAASVVIANNMIANVDNLDPLVIGVRDVLAPDGLFVFETQYGVDVTEKNLLDTVYHEHLSYFNIKPLIRFFARLGMELIDVQHIWTKGGSIRVTVQRAGGAKKPSAEVARFVAEEERLGVDQPAYYGPYVKRIAAIRDELVAMADAAHARGQLVAGYGVSVGTTTLLPQFGLENKIDFLVDDDPKKGNVMAGPGYDIPILPPAALYERKPAFVVVFAWRYVDPIRAKHARYFAEGGKFVVPLPGISMVDRAD